Proteins encoded in a region of the Anopheles aquasalis chromosome 2, idAnoAquaMG_Q_19, whole genome shotgun sequence genome:
- the LOC126572223 gene encoding partner of bursicon, producing the protein MSPGAPSVTTMVHAGVLLLLTVVLLSGQLTAYAQHNQADETCETLPSEIHLIKEEYDELGRLYRTCNGDVTVNKCEGKCNSQVQPSVITATGFLKECYCCRESFLRERQLQLTHCYDPDGVRMTDHESATMEIRLKEPVDCKCFKCGEMVR; encoded by the exons ATGAGCCCAGGCGCACCATCAGTCACGACGATGGTACATGCTGGCGTACTattgctgctgacggtggtgctgcttagCGGCCAACTAACGGCCTACGCTCAGCACAACCAGGCGGACGAAACCTGTGAAACGTTACCGTCAGAGATTCATCTCATCAAAG AGGAATACGACGAACTCGGGCGATTGTACCGGACTTGCAACGGTGATGTGACGGTGAACAAGTGCGAAGGCAAGTGCAACAGTCAGGTGCAACCGTCCGTCATTACGGCGACCGGTTTCCTGAAGGAGTGCTACTGTTGCCGAGAGTCGTTCCTGCGCGAACGGCAGCTTCAGCTGACACACTGCTACGATCCGGACGGTGTGCGGATGACCGATCACGAGTCGGCCACCATGGAAATCCGCCTCAAGGAACCGGTCGACTGTAAGTGCTTCAAGTGTGGCGAGATGGTTCGTTAa